The following are encoded in a window of Rubellicoccus peritrichatus genomic DNA:
- a CDS encoding FkbM family methyltransferase, whose product MASKNPLRKLLRMTGFDLLRVDSLDYLERAAQLYDTENQLVKALHDRDINHVLDVGGNVGVYGLKLRGKNYTGKITSFEPIPSVYDKLEKCAANDSNWDTQCIALGDQQETREINVSNNTVSSSFLGMNKKHTDAAPESRYESKVEVTVKTLDGIWSELVKANEKVFMKIDVQGFEKEVLAGASDSLKKIQGLQLECSFASLYEGEMLFPEMYQWLQNEGFTLWLMTPTFIEPKTKQLLQVDAVFFRE is encoded by the coding sequence ATGGCATCAAAAAATCCATTAAGAAAATTACTTCGAATGACCGGCTTTGATCTGCTTCGTGTCGATTCGCTCGATTACCTTGAGCGAGCTGCTCAATTGTATGACACCGAGAACCAGCTAGTAAAAGCACTTCATGATCGTGATATCAATCATGTATTGGATGTAGGCGGAAACGTTGGTGTTTATGGACTCAAACTGAGAGGCAAAAACTATACAGGCAAGATTACTTCATTTGAACCGATTCCATCCGTTTATGATAAATTGGAAAAATGCGCAGCAAATGATAGCAATTGGGACACTCAATGCATTGCATTAGGTGACCAACAAGAAACGCGTGAAATAAACGTCTCAAACAATACTGTCAGTAGCTCATTTCTTGGTATGAACAAAAAGCATACTGATGCTGCACCAGAATCTCGCTACGAAAGCAAAGTCGAGGTCACGGTTAAAACATTGGATGGCATCTGGAGTGAACTGGTGAAGGCCAATGAAAAGGTATTCATGAAAATTGATGTCCAAGGTTTTGAAAAGGAAGTATTGGCTGGCGCTAGTGATTCTCTCAAAAAGATTCAAGGACTGCAGTTAGAATGCTCTTTTGCATCCTTGTATGAAGGTGAAATGCTTTTCCCAGAAATGTATCAGTGGCTGCAGAATGAAGGATTCACTTTATGGCTCATGACCCCAACATTCATCGAACCGAAAACAAAGCAACTACTCCAAGTGGATGCGGTATTTTTCCGTGAATAA
- a CDS encoding NAD-dependent epimerase/dehydratase family protein, whose protein sequence is MRVGIVGAGNISQFHLEALSRVHNAQISGIVDLNDKQATDRASQYDIPFRGKNLNELIERGVDVIHILTPPSTHAELACQSLEAGCHVIVEKPMATSVEDCERMLSVAKSNNRYLTVNHSLLYDPFIQKTLNAVKKGAIGKIVSFDYFRSSDYPPFPAGQLPPQYRDGGYPFRDIGIHGLYLMEAFLGPIKNAQSKHWKMGGDPYLFADEWRCDVECTDGSGQLWLSWNHRPLENRIIVHGTHGRITADLFSLKVSCDKKLPGPEIASRVINPLKEAAATMVTIPWNVGRFLTGRIRRFHGVQAFVEDFYLRLEAGEAPLVKPEDARRVVDWNERIATPVDLAKSDALAKLGKKRNANVLVTGGTGFIGSRLVQELLAKGEKIRLLSRQIPKANLTENENIEFVIGDLGTPNVAREAMQGIDTVYHLGAGMSGAPLDFQRSTIDGTKNIIEAAVDENVKNFIYISSQSVLHATSDKAGPVDENWPLEPEPEKRGAYTQTKLEAERLIKTAVADKGLPAVILRPGQVFGEGAPLLTGAVGRKLGPCLLVFGDGKTVLPLIYVGDLVDAIQAAGQANITNGAVMHVTDTKSEIDQNDFITKIFSETQSPKVIHIPMFLVNALGACMEFTLKLLGREVSIRYRIQSSLGRLHGPCEPIEKLWKPTTGVEAGIARVLAHDQKNQR, encoded by the coding sequence ATGCGTGTTGGAATCGTTGGCGCAGGCAACATATCACAGTTCCATTTGGAAGCTCTTTCACGTGTTCACAATGCTCAAATCAGTGGCATTGTTGATTTAAATGATAAGCAGGCAACTGACCGAGCAAGTCAGTATGATATCCCATTTAGGGGAAAAAACTTAAATGAACTCATTGAGCGAGGTGTTGATGTCATCCACATCCTCACACCCCCATCCACTCATGCTGAGCTTGCGTGCCAGTCCTTAGAGGCAGGGTGCCATGTCATTGTCGAAAAACCAATGGCAACATCAGTTGAAGACTGTGAGCGTATGCTTTCTGTGGCGAAGTCCAACAACAGATATCTGACAGTCAACCATTCGCTATTGTATGACCCATTCATCCAGAAAACATTGAATGCCGTCAAAAAAGGTGCCATTGGAAAAATTGTATCTTTTGATTATTTTCGTTCTTCAGACTACCCTCCTTTCCCTGCTGGACAGCTTCCACCGCAATATCGTGATGGAGGATATCCTTTCAGAGACATTGGCATCCATGGACTCTATCTGATGGAAGCATTTCTAGGCCCAATTAAGAATGCTCAATCAAAGCACTGGAAAATGGGAGGAGATCCATACCTGTTTGCCGATGAATGGCGATGCGATGTTGAATGCACAGATGGGAGTGGACAGCTATGGCTATCCTGGAATCACAGGCCTCTGGAAAACCGAATCATCGTACATGGAACTCATGGTAGGATTACGGCAGATTTATTTTCACTAAAAGTCTCATGTGACAAAAAATTACCTGGTCCAGAAATTGCCTCGCGCGTTATAAATCCGTTGAAGGAAGCGGCTGCAACAATGGTTACTATCCCCTGGAATGTCGGTCGTTTCTTAACAGGAAGAATACGCCGCTTCCATGGCGTCCAAGCCTTCGTTGAAGATTTCTACCTGCGTCTTGAGGCTGGGGAAGCTCCACTTGTTAAACCAGAAGATGCGAGGCGCGTAGTAGATTGGAATGAGCGAATCGCGACACCTGTCGATTTGGCAAAATCTGATGCATTAGCCAAACTGGGTAAAAAGCGAAATGCGAATGTACTGGTCACAGGAGGAACCGGCTTCATTGGATCGCGACTTGTTCAAGAGCTACTAGCAAAAGGAGAAAAAATACGTTTACTTAGCCGGCAGATACCCAAAGCAAATTTGACTGAAAACGAGAATATCGAGTTCGTCATCGGCGATTTGGGCACTCCGAATGTTGCCCGGGAGGCAATGCAAGGCATTGATACTGTCTATCACCTGGGAGCGGGTATGAGTGGAGCTCCACTTGACTTCCAGCGAAGTACCATTGACGGCACGAAAAATATTATCGAAGCCGCCGTGGACGAAAATGTTAAAAACTTCATTTACATCAGTTCGCAGTCGGTTCTGCACGCCACTTCAGACAAAGCTGGCCCGGTTGATGAAAACTGGCCATTAGAACCAGAGCCCGAAAAGCGCGGAGCCTATACTCAAACAAAGTTAGAAGCAGAAAGGCTGATAAAAACGGCTGTTGCCGACAAAGGACTTCCCGCTGTAATCCTACGCCCAGGACAGGTTTTTGGAGAAGGCGCTCCCTTACTCACGGGGGCAGTTGGGCGCAAACTAGGCCCATGTCTGCTAGTTTTTGGTGACGGAAAGACGGTATTGCCTCTGATCTATGTTGGTGACTTGGTGGATGCAATTCAAGCAGCAGGACAAGCAAACATTACTAATGGGGCAGTCATGCACGTCACTGATACAAAATCGGAAATCGATCAGAATGATTTCATTACGAAGATCTTTTCCGAAACCCAGTCTCCAAAAGTAATCCACATTCCTATGTTCTTAGTGAACGCACTGGGAGCCTGCATGGAATTCACATTAAAGTTACTTGGGCGAGAGGTGTCGATTCGCTATAGGATACAATCGTCACTAGGTCGGCTTCATGGGCCATGTGAGCCTATTGAGAAATTATGGAAGCCCACCACTGGAGTTGAGGCTGGCATTGCTCGAGTCTTGGCACATGACCAGAAAAACCAACGATAA
- a CDS encoding glycosyltransferase family 2 protein, giving the protein MTRKTNDNSRVQPQVSIFIPCYNEEATIQRLLTALKDQTFPTSNIEVIIADGLSTDNTKGIINSFAEENQDLAIRIIDNEKRFIPHALNLAAKAASGDILIRMDAHSIPALDYVECCVKALLENKGDNVGGRWNIQPSKEGYIARSIAIAASHPLGSGGANYRSGNKAQKVDTVPFGAYKRETFERVGPFNESLLANEDYEWNMRLIADKGTVWFDPAINCIYFSRGTYKALAKQYFNYGYWKVKMLKLYPKTLRLRQLLPPVVTLLLVLSATTTIVSLLAGAPLLAALTAVMLLAYFTLLTLGVALSTPGNAMKLIPGIVGSISCMHFSWGFGFIYSAMGSFLKKTD; this is encoded by the coding sequence ATGACCAGAAAAACCAACGATAATAGCAGAGTGCAACCGCAAGTATCGATATTCATCCCATGCTATAACGAAGAAGCAACGATACAGCGCTTGCTTACAGCACTCAAGGACCAGACTTTCCCAACTAGCAATATAGAGGTCATTATTGCAGATGGTCTATCTACAGATAACACCAAAGGCATCATCAATTCATTTGCTGAAGAGAACCAAGATCTAGCCATAAGGATTATCGACAACGAGAAACGTTTTATTCCTCACGCTCTTAACTTGGCAGCCAAGGCAGCCAGCGGCGACATCCTGATTCGTATGGATGCCCACTCCATTCCTGCTTTAGATTATGTTGAATGTTGCGTTAAAGCTCTGCTAGAAAACAAAGGTGATAACGTTGGAGGACGATGGAATATCCAACCAAGCAAAGAAGGCTATATCGCGAGATCCATCGCTATTGCTGCCTCCCATCCGCTTGGCTCCGGTGGAGCAAACTATCGCTCGGGCAATAAGGCCCAAAAAGTAGACACCGTTCCATTTGGAGCCTACAAACGTGAAACTTTCGAAAGAGTCGGTCCATTTAATGAGTCTCTGCTGGCAAATGAAGACTACGAATGGAATATGCGCCTGATCGCAGACAAAGGCACAGTCTGGTTTGATCCTGCAATCAATTGCATCTATTTTTCAAGAGGCACTTATAAAGCACTGGCCAAACAATATTTCAACTACGGCTACTGGAAAGTTAAAATGCTAAAGCTATATCCAAAGACTTTGCGTTTACGACAATTACTCCCACCAGTCGTTACACTTTTGCTCGTTCTGTCAGCTACCACAACAATCGTATCCCTACTGGCTGGCGCGCCACTATTGGCAGCACTAACAGCTGTCATGCTATTGGCCTATTTCACACTTCTAACCTTAGGCGTCGCTCTTTCAACTCCTGGTAATGCAATGAAACTGATTCCAGGCATCGTTGGTAGTATTTCCTGCATGCACTTCAGCTGGGGATTTGGGTTTATATATAGCGCAATGGGTAGTTTTCTTAAGAAGACTGATTAA